The DNA region CAAGGGGACCAAGGGGACCAAGGGGACCAAGGGGACCAAGGGGACCTAACCTCCGGGCCGAGCTTCGCCGACCGCGCCTTCCTTTCTGAcctttcttcctcttctgATCGTCACACGTACTGTACTGCTGTACATACATGAATGCGTACAGGATCAAGCACGTACCTCCAGTGACGTGTattcgtacgtacgtgcaCAGTATACACTATACTGGATATGCgcggccgcctgcagcgcatCCGTGCACCTATCCTTCTATGTCGAGTCTTCTCCCTTGCCCCAACGCCCGGattcatcatcgtcgtcgtcgtcgccgccaccgccgccgggcgtcgTTTGCGAATCAGCGTAGCACGTCACTGCCTGCAGTCCTTGGCTGCAGACCTCGTTTGCTACCTACGCACCAAAGTGTATGGCCATGTGcaactacctagtacctatCTATGAGACCCATGTGCGCGCCCTACAACTACCTACGTATCTTCAAGCACAGCACGCGTGCCCTCACCGTCGCACAGGACTGGATGACAGGTCCAAGTCCTCCCCCCCACCAACTCCAATCGCCGTGGCCCCCTGTAAAACTTCCATGGAGACCTGACTCGGGCCACGACGTCACCCATCTCCGTCCATGCAAGCAGTGACCACCTTGAGAGGAGGTCAAAGTGGCACTCCAACTCGAAAGGGCTTCCTTCAATGGTTACAGATTGCCGAACGGCTTACTCCACACATTGCAGTCTCAATTGCAGCGTGGCGCCGCTGAAGCAGAGACAAACGGACACTGGCCGCCTTGGGTAATCCCTTTTGACTGCCCGGCGGTCATTCTCATGAAGAGCACAGCTATATATACACATACAGGTGCCtagttgccgccgccaccgttgCGGGAgccaccatggccggcctcgtctttCTGCCCGTCCTCGCTGAATACGATGATCAGCCGTTGACTCACTATGCGATACTCACATGGTGCAGACATCTCGCGGCGTCTACTCGCGGTCGTGTAGCCTGCCCGCGGCGCAGGCCGCTTACACCTGCACCTTCGATTGCCCCAAGATGCACCAACCGAGTCTGGTCACCAGAAGTAGCCGAGCCCGGCCGTTTCGCAGCAAAAGCAACTGTCCTAACAAGGAGAGAATCAACGTCATGTTTAGCTCTGCTGTCATTCAATCCGCTAATGCGCCCGCACAGGACGGGGGCCGTGCCATGGGCTCCCGTCAGCTACGAGTCTGCTGCCTGTTTGTGAACGGGATCATTGCCCGGACTCGGCGTAACTTCCGGGCTGTCTTCCTCGCCAATCGAATgaggctcctcctccagtGTCCCGTCCAACGTCGTCGGAACAAAGTCTGCTTCCTCAGAACCAACGGCGTCGTACCCGCGACCACTGTTGCTGGCCGACACTCCGAGCGGCGGGGTGCTTCCGTCGGCGATCTTCTGCTTCGTGTCCATGACAATTTTGTCTGCTTCGCTGACCAgagacgctgccgccgtctcgcccgtctccttGGAGCTCTGATTCTGGCTTGCAGCTTCCTTGTCGAACCGAACAATCATACACGAGAGATTGTCGGTGCTGAAGCGGCTCAGCGCATGATCGACGAGCAGTTTGGAGGCTGCAATGGGGTCCTGCATATTCCGGACCAGATCGACCGCTTCCTGGTCACTACAAACGTCCCAAAGCTGCAGACAGTCAGCGCATGATCAGCAAAACGACAAGTAGACAACTTACGCCATCGCACGCGATAATAATGAACTCATCGAGATCGGGTTGAATGACCGTCTCGGTGGTGTACGGGTGGCCGGTGACGAGATCCTTCATATAGGCGTCGCCAAGGGCCCGCGTTACAGCCAGGACACCGTTAACACGGTTGTTGAGGATCAGGCCACCAGCGTTTGCGATTCTTCTGCCTTCATTCTCGTCGCTGCCCTTGTGGTCGTATGATAGCCGAAGGGCCCGGCCGCCACGACACAGTATGatgcgggcgtcgccgacgttaGCTGTGTAGAGGACGCGCTGCCGGCTTGCCGAGCTCTTTAACCTAGCATGGGCAGCGTCCGTGGAAGGTCTCGGGTCAACCTCCGTTACGGTCGTGgtggcctccttctccttctcttTGTCCTTTTCCGACTGTGCATGCTCGTtagccttggccgccgccttgttcgccgccttggcagcggcagcggcggcagccggaGCAATCGGAAGAGACCCGGTGACCGATCGGTCGCTCGGGACGCGGTCCTCCCAGCGCAATACGGCTATGGCGGCCGTGCAACCGCTGTTTTTCAGGGGAAGCTTCTCAAGCTGTGCGTCGACGGCTGTGAATGTCTGATCCAGGAGCTCCGGGACCGCAACATTCGGGTTCTTGCGTATCATGTCCTCTAGGATAATAtgcagcttcttgccgcACCAGTCGGCAGCGAAGGTTCCGGCATGCCCATCAAAAATGGCAAAATAGCCATTGTCTGACTGCACAATCTCACGCTCGGCCGTATCAGCGGCATCCTTTTCCGTCTTAgccgccttgtcgccggcCTCCGTTGCGGGTTCGGGCGTATCGAGGAAGTTGTAGAGAAAAGCGTGCGTGTCCTCCATAGTGCGCCGGCATTTCTTATTCCTATCTTCCCAAACGCCAACGCGAAAAGTGGATTTAGGGCCTGGGACGGACTCGCCTGCAGAGTTGTTGTGCTGGCCTTGGGGGACAGCGAGGGCGGGATCTTGCTTGCCAAGCTTTTGTAGAGGCGTCTGCGCGCTGAGGTCTGAATTGCCGCGGCCTCCCTGACCGAAACTCAGCGAGTTCTTGGCCGAAGCGAGGAGACTACTGGCTTTGCTTCCAACGCCACTACTCCTGCGCTTCTTATCTGCATTGGCGCCATTGTCGTTCCGGCCGGGCGGGCTTCCGTTGCCGCTACGCTTCTCCCCGCTAGCAGCCTGATCCGTCGTCTTGATGGAAGTtgcggcgctggagccggGGCTCGAGTCCGGGGAGGGCGACTTGCCCTCGCCCCTGATGTCGCTCTCGGTTTTTGATCCTGAGGAATTGGAGCCACCGCCAAACATCCTATTCAGCAGGCTTCCTCCTGATGAGGAGAGACTGCGACGCTTGTTGCCTGCCAGCTTGTGATTGGGAGCGTGAGACCGCTGAGTCGGTGCAGAGCTGTGGGTATGACGTTAGATCAGGTACAGTCTGACCAGTGTTCGGGTGAGTAGGCCGCAGAAAGCGGGCGATCCGGCTTTGCAGGTCGTCGGGCGCAACGCGAGAGTTTCGCGCCTAGTTAGAGACAGGCAATATGCGCTGGTGGGTATCGTGTCAGGCGTGGTGTTGTAGCCGCAATCGACCGTCGGCAATGGCGAGTA from Purpureocillium takamizusanense chromosome 3, complete sequence includes:
- the MgPP2CL-1 gene encoding Protein-serine/threonine phosphatase (COG:T~EggNog:ENOG503NUYG~BUSCO:EOG09264XTW), translated to MFGGGSNSSGSKTESDIRGEGKSPSPDSSPGSSAATSIKTTDQAASGEKRSGNGSPPGRNDNGANADKKRRSSGVGSKASSLLASAKNSLSFGQGGRGNSDLSAQTPLQKLGKQDPALAVPQGQHNNSAGESVPGPKSTFRVGVWEDRNKKCRRTMEDTHAFLYNFLDTPEPATEAGDKAAKTEKDAADTAEREIVQSDNGYFAIFDGHAGTFAADWCGKKLHIILEDMIRKNPNVAVPELLDQTFTAVDAQLEKLPLKNSGCTAAIAVLRWEDRVPSDRSVTGSLPIAPAAAAAAAKAANKAAAKANEHAQSEKDKEKEKEATTTVTEVDPRPSTDAAHARLKSSASRQRVLYTANVGDARIILCRGGRALRLSYDHKGSDENEGRRIANAGGLILNNRVNGVLAVTRALGDAYMKDLVTGHPYTTETVIQPDLDEFIIIACDGLWDVCSDQEAVDLVRNMQDPIAASKLLVDHALSRFSTDNLSCMIVRFDKEAASQNQSSKETGETAAASLVSEADKIVMDTKQKIADGSTPPLGVSASNSGRGYDAVGSEEADFVPTTLDGTLEEEPHSIGEEDSPEVTPSPGNDPVHKQAADS